From Macrobrachium nipponense isolate FS-2020 chromosome 6, ASM1510439v2, whole genome shotgun sequence, a single genomic window includes:
- the LOC135216250 gene encoding uncharacterized protein LOC135216250: MDTSIFKTLVYFTLFFLNLRESSASSGVTYKEVLKNLKLTLPGTFTTKSAFNTLACASFCLEIQCQGFGYIQPTKVCRLYTGLNQYLVPEATTVYGLRTFLPLNSNIIFIKVLTPARPWNVGKADCEALNGKLIYIPIENDAEGIRLLNLYGGYMVGLYKTSRYSKTFYDFYGNTFNESEIKWIPGQPDYIEGINLSPFCISRTAISGHEDVWCESDFGDFPICDVYGDWRYS, from the exons ATGGATACCAGTATCTTCAAAACTCTTGTATATTTTACCCTCTTCTTCTTGAATCTGAGAGAATCATCGGCAAGTTCTGGTGTGACTTACAAAGAAGTCCTTAAGAATCTGAAGCTGACTCTTCCTGGAACGTTCACAACAAAATCGGCATTCAATACTTTagc GTGCGCATCTTTCTGCTTGGAGATCCAGTGTCAAGGGTTTGGTTACATCCAGCCAACGAAGGTGTGCAGGCTGTACACAGGTCTGAACCAGTACTTGGTACCAGAGGCGACGACCGTCTACGGGCTGAGGACGTTCCTGCCCCTGAATTCGAACATCATCTTCATCAAGGTCCTGACTCCAGCGAGACCTTGGAATGTGGGGAAAGCAGACTGCGAGGCTCTGAACGGAAAGTTGATTTACATCCCAATTGAAAACGACGCAGAGGGAATCAGGCTGCTGAATCTGTATGGCGGTTATATGGTTGGGCTGTACAAG ACATCCAGGTACAGCAAAACATTCTACGATTTCTACGGCAACACCTTCAACGAAAGTGAGATCAAATGGATCCCAGGCCAGCCAGATTACATTGAGGGCATAAATTTAAGCCCATTTTGCATATCCAGGACTGCTATAAGTGGCCATGAGGACGTCTGGTGTGAGTCTGATTTTGGTGATTTCCCGATCTGCGATGTTTATGGAGACTGGCGGTACTCTTAA